Below is a window of Rubidibacter lacunae KORDI 51-2 DNA.
TCTATAGCTAGTGAGCTGTTGCGCTTCGGAACGAGTGATGTCGTTCGAATTGCCTTAACAGCAACAAATACGTGCCACTACTCCAACTTGGAGTAGTGGCAATTTTTTTTGATTCTTTCTATATGAATCGAGTAAAACTCGGGTTAGGGCAGCAATTAGATGCTTCACCACGGATAGCTTGGTATTGACTTTAGGCATCGCACCGAAGCGTTTCGGCCGCCGCAAAAAAGTGCATATACAGGCATTAGAAATACAGCCTTAGTATCGAGGGATCGAAGCTCCTCGCTAGCCCTAGCCATACAACTATTGAAATCCGTAGCGAACGATTAACCCAAAATACTCGTCGTATGTTACCTTCCCATCGCGATCTAAGTCTGCACGTCTTTCGAGAGCGGCTTTAATGTCATCGCTACTGTAAGGGAGATCTAAAATCTCAGCAGCTCGCAATGCTTCTTCATAATCGAGCAAACCATCGCCATCGAGATCGCACTCGCGGAACTTTTTAAGTACTGCATAGCTAGACTCGGTTGCCGTTAGGAATTCTTCAAAAGCGATCGTGCCATCGCCGTCGGTATCGAGATATTGAAACTTGTGCAACAGCCTCGCCCTATGCTCCGCGAGCATATGGTCGAGGTATTCGTCTAAAGTGACTCGTCCGTCACCATCCCTATCGATGTCGGCGAAGTTGCTGACAATCTTGGCAAGTTTCTCAGCGGGGACTAACTCCTTTGCAGCGTCAGGAATCTCGAAACTGGCACTCATGCGTGACTCGTCCGTTGTTAATTATCTCCTGTAAAGTTTATCACGGCGTAAAACGGAAGCCTGGAGGCCGCGCCGCTTCAGCGCGCGGAGGAAAGGCGACCCGGCGACTGAAGTCGCCGTGAACTGTTATCGATAGTACAATTGCATTTATGGAACTGCTTCTAACCCTCGTTTGCAAGCTCGACCCTACCCCGGAGCAGTCGGCAAAGCTCGACCGCTCTCTGCAGGCGTTCGCTGCCGCTTGCAACTACGTCCATGCTGCTGTTGACCCCAGGGTTGTCAACAAAGTGCGCATCCAAGCTCAGGTCTACCACACGATTCGCGCTTGCTTCGGGTTGAACGCCAACCTGGCGGTGCGCGTTTGCGCTCGCGTGGCAGCTAACCGCAAGACCGCTCGGGACCGAGGGCATCGGGTTAAGACCTTCAGACCGACTTCCGCTGACTACGACCAGCGCATCTTCGCCTTCCGCGAAGTTGACAATCGGGTGAGTCTGTCCACTGTCGAGGGGCGCGAGCGCATCGTTCTGGCGCCCATGGGAGACTACCAGCGCGACCGGCTGCGCGGTCGGAACCCCACGTCGGCGCAGCTTTGCCAACACCGCGACGGGCTGTTCTATATCCACATCCAGGTGAAATCTGACGCTCCCGCTCCCCACCGCAGTCGCGACGTATTGGGGGTGGACTTGGGGCGTGCGGACATTGCCGTCACCCCCGCAGGCGAGAGCTGGTCGGGGCAGGAGATTCGCGCAAAACGAGACCGGTTCAATCGCACGCGAGCATCGCTGCAACGGAAAGGCACGAAAGGGGCGAAAGGGGCGAAACGCCTGCTGAAACGGCTGTCGGGAGCAGAGAAGCGCTACCAGCGGTGGCTGAACCACCACATCAGCAAACAAATCGTTGAAACTGCGAAGTCGTCCGGTGTCGCCGTGGCGCTGGAAGACCTGAAGGGCATCCGCGACCGCACGAATCGGCAGCGTCGCACCAAAACGGAGCGCCGTCGTGCGAACTCGTGGGCATTTTATCAGCTCCGGCAGTTTGTGGCGTACAAAGCACTGGGTGCGGGGGTCGAAGTCGTGTGCGTCAACCCGCGATATTCCAGCCAGACCTGCCATCAGTGCCTGCATATCCATCCCGAGCGAAGCCAGTCCTATCGCTCTGGGAAACGGTACGAGTGCGGGCATTGTGGGTGGAAAGGCAACGCCGACTACAACGGTGCACAGATGATTCGATTGCTTGGGGTGGCTCTTGTAAGCCCACCCGAACGCGCGCGCTTGTCGTGTTCCCTACACGTCAACTCCAGCGTAGTGCGAAAGCTCCCGGCTTGAAGCCGGGAGTAAGCTTACTTTGCTCGGCGGCAACCGCCTGCAGGCGGCGCACTTGGGATGGCCGTCCGGAAGTGGCGGTTGTATAGTTGGACTGTTCGTGGCGATCGCGCCGGTCGATCCTGCAAGCGTCAACGCAACGGGAATCGTCATAAATAACCGCGCAGCACCGCGAAAGCAATACTAAGTAATCTTCTTTGTAATCTCTGTGAGTCCGCCCGTAGGGCTCGCTTACTCAATGAGGAGTCTTCGCAATCCCTATGTCTCGCATTACTCGTTTAGCTGTAACAGCGCTCGGCGTTGTTGCGATCGCCGCTGGCGGCGTCTATGCCTACTTTAGATTTGTGGGCGGGCGGGAACTGACACTGGCTGCTGGAGCCGAACTCGTGCCGGCGGATGCAACGGTCGTTACCCACGTCCAAACGAGCGAGCAAGCTTGGTCGCAGTTTGCACGGTTTGGGACGCCCGAGGTACACCAGTTGTTCGCCGAAAACGTCCAGCAGTGGGGACAGGAGAATCTGTCCGACACCGAGCTCGATTACCAAACCGACATTGCCCCCTGGCTTGGGAATGTTATGTTTGCCGCGCTGCCGGCCGCCGACGCAATTCCGACTGGCGAAAACTTTGTTGCGATCGTCGGCATTCGCAACAAGCTCAAAGCTCTCGACTTCGTTGAAGGCTTCAAAGACAGCAACGATATCGTTTCCACAGAAAAGCGGGACTACCAGGGCATCGAAATCACTTCTTTTGAAACCGCTGAAGGCGACACCGCCAACGCTGCATTCATAGAGCAGTTCATCGTATTCTCGCCGGACGGAACGGTCCTCGAGCGCGTCATCGACACCTTCCGGGGAGAGCCGTCGTTGGCCACTACCGCTGAGAAAAATGCGTTCCTGGGCGATGATCTTGGACTGCAACAGCCGCTCGCGCAACTTTATTTAGCCGATTTGACTGCATTGCTACGCGACGCTAGCGGCAACTTGCCGTCGGACCTATCGCCCGAGGTTCTGGAGAGTCTAGAAGCAATCGAGTCGATCGCGGTTGGGGTCGGGCTTGAAGATTTGGGATTGCGCGTGCGAGCGCTTGCGGCCGTCGATCCAGAATGGGTCGCTCAAGTGCAGACAAACACCAGCGACAACAAACTTCTCGAGCGCTTGCCGGCCAATACGCTGGCTGTCTTAAACGGCGAGGGTTTGGTACAGGGCTGGCAAAACGCGAATGTCCAAGCTGAATCCGACCCGCAAGCCCAGCAAGCCCTCGACGCCGCACGTCAGTTAGTCCGCAACAATCTCGGGCTCGACTTAGACCGCGAGGTTTTTGGGTGGATGGATGGCGAGTTCGCCTTTGCAATCGTCGCCCCCGATGCACCGTTCGAGCCGCAGCTCGGTCTCGGCGGCGTGCTAATGCTTGAAACTAGCGATCGCGCAACAAGTGAGAAGGCCCTTGCACAGGTAGACACACTTGTCGGGCTCCCGTTTATTCGCCAAAGACAAACAACTGTCGGCAGCACTGAGGTAACGGAGTGGCTAGTGCCGACCGAACAACAGCCCGTAGCGACGCGCGGCTGGCTGCAAGACGACCTAATGGTATGGGCTATCGCTATGCCCTTTGCAGAAATTACTGGGGTAACCGAGCCCGATTCTCTAGCAGGGAGTAAGGCATTCCAAGAAGTTGCTGGTGCCCTACCTACCCCAAATTTCGGTTACGCCTTCATCAACGTGACGGCCGTCCGCGATCGTCTCAACGCCCTCCCTCAGACCCCGCTCCAGCAGTTACCGCCGG
It encodes the following:
- a CDS encoding EF-hand domain-containing protein → MSASFEIPDAAKELVPAEKLAKIVSNFADIDRDGDGRVTLDEYLDHMLAEHRARLLHKFQYLDTDGDGTIAFEEFLTATESSYAVLKKFRECDLDGDGLLDYEEALRAAEILDLPYSSDDIKAALERRADLDRDGKVTYDEYFGLIVRYGFQ
- a CDS encoding RNA-guided endonuclease InsQ/TnpB family protein; translation: MELLLTLVCKLDPTPEQSAKLDRSLQAFAAACNYVHAAVDPRVVNKVRIQAQVYHTIRACFGLNANLAVRVCARVAANRKTARDRGHRVKTFRPTSADYDQRIFAFREVDNRVSLSTVEGRERIVLAPMGDYQRDRLRGRNPTSAQLCQHRDGLFYIHIQVKSDAPAPHRSRDVLGVDLGRADIAVTPAGESWSGQEIRAKRDRFNRTRASLQRKGTKGAKGAKRLLKRLSGAEKRYQRWLNHHISKQIVETAKSSGVAVALEDLKGIRDRTNRQRRTKTERRRANSWAFYQLRQFVAYKALGAGVEVVCVNPRYSSQTCHQCLHIHPERSQSYRSGKRYECGHCGWKGNADYNGAQMIRLLGVALVSPPERARLSCSLHVNSSVVRKLPA
- a CDS encoding DUF3352 domain-containing protein codes for the protein MSRITRLAVTALGVVAIAAGGVYAYFRFVGGRELTLAAGAELVPADATVVTHVQTSEQAWSQFARFGTPEVHQLFAENVQQWGQENLSDTELDYQTDIAPWLGNVMFAALPAADAIPTGENFVAIVGIRNKLKALDFVEGFKDSNDIVSTEKRDYQGIEITSFETAEGDTANAAFIEQFIVFSPDGTVLERVIDTFRGEPSLATTAEKNAFLGDDLGLQQPLAQLYLADLTALLRDASGNLPSDLSPEVLESLEAIESIAVGVGLEDLGLRVRALAAVDPEWVAQVQTNTSDNKLLERLPANTLAVLNGEGLVQGWQNANVQAESDPQAQQALDAARQLVRNNLGLDLDREVFGWMDGEFAFAIVAPDAPFEPQLGLGGVLMLETSDRATSEKALAQVDTLVGLPFIRQRQTTVGSTEVTEWLVPTEQQPVATRGWLQDDLMVWAIAMPFAEITGVTEPDSLAGSKAFQEVAGALPTPNFGYAFINVTAVRDRLNALPQTPLQQLPPEALAITESVRALGLTASQPQPDRSQLDILVTLEANVQ